A portion of the Candidatus Pristimantibacillus lignocellulolyticus genome contains these proteins:
- a CDS encoding amino acid deaminase/aldolase — MLSPQYKQYKQTFNSIEMPFAYVNLDLLDANMKAIALKAASKKIRVATKSIRCVEILKRIMNANQIFQGLMCFTVREAIFLLKHDFDDILLGYPTWNEKDISSLVMQAGDKRLVTFMVDSLYHVEQLQKIADQCKCQVRICLDIDMSVTYPILHFGVRRSPITSWEKTKPIVERILQCQSLTLVGIMGYEAQIAGIGDQVEGQWIKNQLIKGLKRNAIREVARRRAEVLKGISELGVQLEFVNAGGTGSMDSSSLEEGVTEITVGSGFFSPALFDSYSNFKYLPAVGYAVEIVRKPTERIVTCLGGGYIGSGAVGIDKLPTPHLPYGLKLLSQEGAGEVQTPLQCPEDISLEIGDPIFFRHAKAGELCERFSKLYAVEGNIIVDEYSTYRGEGECFL; from the coding sequence ATGCTTTCTCCTCAATATAAACAATATAAGCAGACGTTCAATAGTATTGAAATGCCGTTTGCTTATGTTAATCTTGATCTACTGGATGCAAATATGAAAGCGATTGCTTTAAAGGCAGCTAGTAAAAAAATACGTGTAGCAACAAAGTCTATTCGCTGTGTGGAAATACTAAAACGAATTATGAATGCTAATCAAATTTTCCAAGGACTGATGTGTTTTACAGTTAGAGAAGCTATATTTCTTTTGAAGCACGATTTTGATGATATATTACTTGGCTATCCGACGTGGAATGAGAAAGACATTTCTTCTTTAGTAATGCAAGCAGGTGATAAAAGATTAGTAACGTTCATGGTAGATTCTTTGTATCATGTAGAACAGTTGCAGAAAATTGCCGATCAATGTAAGTGTCAGGTTAGAATCTGTCTAGATATTGATATGTCTGTGACGTATCCTATTCTACATTTTGGAGTAAGACGCTCTCCGATTACATCTTGGGAGAAGACTAAGCCAATCGTTGAAAGAATTCTTCAATGTCAATCATTGACTTTAGTCGGAATTATGGGATATGAGGCACAAATTGCTGGTATAGGCGATCAGGTAGAAGGACAATGGATCAAAAATCAATTGATTAAAGGTCTAAAACGAAATGCTATTAGAGAAGTAGCTAGAAGACGTGCGGAAGTGCTTAAAGGAATTTCAGAATTAGGAGTGCAGCTTGAATTCGTCAATGCAGGTGGAACTGGTAGTATGGATAGCTCGAGTCTAGAAGAAGGGGTAACAGAGATTACGGTAGGATCGGGTTTCTTCTCACCAGCACTATTCGATAGTTACTCAAATTTCAAATACTTGCCTGCAGTAGGGTATGCTGTAGAAATTGTGAGAAAACCTACGGAACGTATAGTAACTTGCTTAGGTGGAGGTTATATAGGATCAGGAGCAGTGGGAATTGATAAGTTACCAACACCACATCTTCCATATGGATTAAAGTTACTTTCACAAGAAGGAGCAGGTGAAGTTCAAACCCCACTTCAATGCCCCGAGGACATAAGTCTAGAGATAGGTGATCCTATATTTTTCAGGCATGCTAAAGCAGGAGAATTATGTGAACGCTTTTCTAAGTTATATGCGGTAGAAGGTAATATCATTGTAGATGAATATTCAACCTACCGAGGAGAGGGAGAGTGTTTCTTATGA
- a CDS encoding FAD-binding protein, translated as MSNTAVHLRKWRNWSGTVIAAPEELAYPRTIEEVASIVVKCSKEGKYIRVVGSGHSFSAVAASDQVLMSLDEMQGIVNVNRSENTATVWAGTKLKLLGELLHAKGLAQVNLGDIDVQSIAGAISTGTHGTGKRLGSISTQVIGLTVVNGLGEIIECTEESHPQLFKALQISLGSLGIIVQVKLKLKATYLLGYESMRMQLDKCLPQMSQLAEENRHFEMYWFPYANTCQVKIMNEVNFSTPETPIRDYFNEHIMENSLFGAMSMICKAMPSLTKTISRLSASNIPVTTKAAYSHKIYATKRKVRFNEMEYNVPAETMEDVIRDMRKAMDKHNFRVHFPVECRYVARDNIWLSPSYERDSAYIAIHMYRGMPYEQYFNTMEEIFLHYDGRPHWGKMHSLKGAQLQKLYKRWDDFIAIQSEMDPKRVLLSPYMQQLLHI; from the coding sequence ATGAGTAACACTGCTGTCCATCTAAGAAAATGGAGAAACTGGTCAGGTACTGTAATTGCGGCCCCTGAGGAATTAGCCTATCCACGAACAATTGAAGAGGTAGCTTCTATTGTAGTGAAATGTTCAAAAGAAGGGAAATACATAAGAGTTGTTGGTTCAGGCCATTCATTTAGTGCTGTTGCAGCATCTGATCAGGTGCTAATGTCTTTAGATGAGATGCAAGGGATAGTTAATGTCAATAGGAGTGAAAATACAGCTACAGTGTGGGCAGGTACGAAGTTAAAACTGCTTGGGGAGCTTCTTCATGCTAAAGGACTTGCTCAAGTGAATTTGGGTGACATAGATGTACAATCTATTGCGGGTGCAATCAGTACAGGTACACATGGTACCGGTAAGCGGCTTGGTTCGATATCGACCCAAGTGATTGGACTAACTGTTGTAAACGGACTTGGAGAAATTATAGAGTGCACGGAAGAATCTCATCCTCAATTATTTAAAGCTTTGCAAATCTCTTTAGGGTCACTTGGTATTATTGTGCAAGTAAAACTAAAATTAAAAGCAACTTATTTATTGGGATATGAGAGCATGAGGATGCAACTTGATAAGTGCTTACCGCAAATGTCTCAATTGGCAGAGGAAAATCGACATTTTGAGATGTACTGGTTTCCTTATGCCAATACTTGCCAAGTGAAAATTATGAATGAAGTTAACTTTTCCACGCCTGAGACTCCTATAAGAGATTATTTTAATGAGCATATTATGGAAAACTCATTATTTGGTGCTATGTCGATGATTTGCAAAGCTATGCCATCGTTAACAAAGACGATAAGTCGTTTGAGTGCTTCTAATATCCCAGTAACGACGAAAGCAGCATATAGTCATAAAATATATGCAACAAAGCGAAAGGTTCGCTTCAATGAAATGGAATATAATGTGCCAGCAGAAACAATGGAAGATGTTATTCGTGATATGCGTAAAGCGATGGATAAACATAATTTTCGAGTTCATTTTCCAGTTGAATGTAGATATGTTGCAAGAGATAATATATGGCTTAGCCCATCATATGAACGAGATTCCGCATATATTGCAATTCATATGTACCGAGGCATGCCATATGAGCAATACTTTAATACGATGGAAGAGATTTTTTTGCATTACGATGGGAGACCACACTGGGGGAAAATGCACTCACTTAAAGGGGCTCAACTACAAAAACTATATAAGCGATGGGATGATTTCATCGCCATTCAATCTGAAATGGACCCGAAGAGGGTATTATTAAGTCCTTATATGCAACAACTATTGCATATATAG
- a CDS encoding alpha-D-ribose 1-methylphosphonate 5-triphosphate diphosphatase, which produces MRTQYTEESTISRNNDYIIIHQGSVVTEVETVQASIVIHQGLIEQLITSEELLEKWLLEHPQARIIDAAGLHVLPGLIDIHCDAIEKEVQPRPNTLFPLELSLLEFERKLPLHGITTMYHSLSLGVGLSLRGVHLMTELVQLIHRYNTERGIVRNRVHLRFEVSYHAGLPIVEQYIKENYIHYLSYMDHSPGQGQYRAPGSFEKYVMKNQGVTSDEVKMIVDELMERKNEVDWNYLKELALLANIRNIAVASHDDDTNEKIDQAVQSGVSVSEFPITLEVAKYATSSGMKVCVGAPNVVRGASHDNNLKAVEAIQHGAAHIVCSDYHPSSILQAIFKLANDQVLPLHESTKLATLYPAEAMKISHQFGSIAVGKAADIIIVDHFHQIPFVHTTLVNGVTVYQSKSFFETQYDGDAVEEL; this is translated from the coding sequence ATGAGAACACAATACACTGAGGAATCGACGATATCGCGAAATAATGACTATATCATTATTCATCAAGGCAGCGTAGTCACCGAGGTTGAGACTGTTCAAGCTTCTATAGTGATACATCAAGGATTAATCGAACAACTCATAACTAGTGAAGAACTTTTAGAAAAATGGTTATTAGAACATCCACAAGCTAGAATCATTGATGCTGCTGGACTCCATGTATTACCTGGCTTAATAGATATTCATTGTGATGCCATAGAAAAGGAAGTTCAACCAAGACCAAATACATTATTCCCATTAGAACTCTCGTTATTAGAATTTGAAAGAAAACTACCACTTCATGGTATTACGACGATGTATCATTCATTATCACTCGGAGTGGGACTGAGCTTACGAGGAGTCCATCTCATGACGGAGCTTGTCCAGCTTATTCACCGCTATAATACAGAGCGGGGGATTGTACGAAATCGTGTACATCTGCGGTTTGAAGTTTCCTATCATGCAGGGTTGCCTATTGTAGAACAGTATATTAAGGAAAACTATATTCACTATCTATCTTACATGGACCATTCACCTGGGCAAGGACAATACCGAGCACCGGGCTCATTTGAAAAATATGTAATGAAAAATCAAGGAGTAACTTCTGATGAAGTTAAAATGATCGTAGATGAATTAATGGAACGTAAAAACGAAGTAGATTGGAATTATCTAAAAGAACTTGCTTTACTAGCAAATATACGGAATATTGCTGTTGCTTCACATGATGATGATACGAATGAGAAAATCGATCAAGCGGTGCAAAGCGGAGTAAGTGTAAGTGAGTTTCCGATAACTTTAGAAGTAGCAAAGTATGCAACGAGTAGTGGAATGAAAGTGTGCGTAGGAGCTCCAAATGTCGTACGCGGAGCCTCGCATGATAATAATTTGAAGGCAGTAGAAGCAATACAACATGGAGCAGCTCATATTGTATGCTCTGATTATCACCCTTCATCCATCCTTCAAGCAATATTCAAATTAGCTAATGATCAAGTTCTACCACTTCATGAATCCACAAAACTAGCAACATTGTATCCTGCAGAGGCAATGAAAATATCACATCAATTTGGATCTATTGCAGTTGGCAAAGCGGCCGACATAATTATTGTCGACCACTTTCACCAGATTCCATTTGTACATACAACGCTTGTTAATGGCGTGACAGTATATCAATCAAAATCTTTTTTTGAGACTCAATATGATGGAGATGCAGTTGAAGAATTATGA
- the sspI gene encoding small acid-soluble spore protein SspI, producing MQNFDLRQAIIQRVQDNSKAELNETITDSVNADERALPGLGVLFEIIWKDSNEALQSSMVNTLFEHLQSDHNSSTASPSY from the coding sequence ATGCAAAATTTCGATCTAAGACAAGCTATTATTCAACGTGTTCAAGACAACAGTAAAGCAGAATTAAATGAGACGATTACTGACTCTGTAAATGCTGATGAACGAGCATTACCAGGATTAGGTGTGCTTTTTGAAATTATCTGGAAAGATTCTAATGAAGCACTACAATCTTCTATGGTGAATACGCTATTTGAACATCTGCAATCGGATCATAATTCTTCAACTGCATCTCCATCATATTGA
- a CDS encoding RNA methyltransferase yields the protein MTKEHLLLSSVANERVKLWSSLLEKKHRDRQSMFIIEGIHLIKEAVKSGVAIEAIVYDADRGLPTEISAITEQVPSYTEWYKASKQVMSKCTGTETAPPIFAVLGKFKISEEALYDKKGLVVVLDGVRDPGNVGTIIRSSDAIGANAVILGKGCVDLYNPKTVRSTMGSLFHLPIIEGDITSYIQKAKEQGIHIVGTSLQATDNCYSYNWQDGSWLVMGSEGDGLSSEVEALVNKTIIIPMEGNSESLNVAMATTVLLYEALRQRKFS from the coding sequence ATGACGAAAGAACATTTATTACTTTCATCCGTTGCGAATGAGCGAGTAAAACTATGGTCATCCTTGCTGGAGAAGAAGCATCGTGATCGCCAAAGTATGTTTATTATAGAGGGGATTCATCTCATTAAAGAAGCAGTGAAATCAGGCGTTGCAATAGAAGCCATTGTCTACGATGCTGATCGTGGATTACCTACAGAGATTTCCGCAATTACTGAACAAGTACCAAGCTATACGGAGTGGTATAAAGCTTCAAAGCAAGTGATGTCAAAATGCACGGGAACGGAGACTGCTCCGCCAATCTTTGCGGTATTAGGAAAATTCAAAATTTCGGAAGAAGCATTATACGATAAAAAAGGACTTGTCGTTGTATTAGATGGCGTGCGTGATCCGGGTAATGTAGGCACGATTATTCGTAGTAGCGATGCTATAGGGGCTAATGCTGTCATATTAGGCAAAGGTTGCGTTGATCTATATAATCCTAAGACAGTCCGTTCCACAATGGGGTCGTTATTCCATCTGCCAATTATTGAAGGTGATATAACATCGTATATTCAGAAGGCAAAGGAACAAGGTATTCACATTGTAGGGACAAGTCTTCAAGCAACAGATAATTGCTACAGTTATAACTGGCAAGATGGATCTTGGCTAGTTATGGGGAGTGAGGGAGATGGTCTTTCTAGCGAAGTAGAAGCGCTAGTGAATAAGACAATCATTATCCCGATGGAAGGTAATAGCGAATCGTTGAACGTAGCTATGGCAACAACAGTTTTATTATATGAGGCGTTAAGACAGCGTAAGTTTAGCTAA